In Tursiops truncatus isolate mTurTru1 chromosome 19, mTurTru1.mat.Y, whole genome shotgun sequence, a genomic segment contains:
- the ZNF146 gene encoding zinc finger protein OZF, whose translation MSHLSQQRICSGENPFACKVCGKVFSHKSTLTEHEHFHNREKPFECNECGKAFSQKQYVIKHQNTHTGEKLFECNECGKSFSQKENLLTHQKIHTGEKPFECKDCGKAFIQKSNLIRHQRTHTGEKPFVCKECGKTFSGKSNLTEHEKIHIGEKPFKCSECGTAFGQKKYLIKHQNIHTGEKPYECNECGKAFSQRTSLIVHVRIHSGDKPYECNVCGKAFSQSSSLTVHVRSHTGEKPYGCNECGKAFSQFSTLALHLRIHTGKKPYQCSECGKAFSQKSHHIRHQKIHTH comes from the coding sequence ATGTCACACCTCAGTCAGCAGAGAATTTGTAGTGGGGAAAACCCCTTTGCCTGTAAGGTATGTGGGAAAGTCTTCAGCCACAAATCAACTCTCACTGAGCATGAGCATTTTCATAATAGAGAGAAACCTtttgaatgtaatgaatgtggaaaagcatTCAGCCAAAAGCAGTATGTTATTAAACATCAAAATACCCATACTGGAGAGAAGCTTtttgaatgtaatgaatgtggaaaatcCTTCAGCCAGAAGGAAAACCTTCTTACCCATCAGAaaattcacactggagagaaaccttttgAGTGTAAGGATTGTGGGAAGGCTTTCATTCAGAAGTCGAACCTCATCAGACACCAGAgaactcacacaggagagaagcccTTTGTATGTAAGGAGTGTGGGAAAACTTTCAGTGGCAAATCAAACCTTACTGAGCATGAGAAAATTCATATTGGAGAGAAACCCTTTAAGTGTAGTGAATGTGGAACAGCTTTTGGTCAGAAGAAGTACCTcataaaacatcaaaatattcacactggagagaaaccctatgaatgtaatgaatgtggaaaagccttctctCAGCGAACGTCACTTATTGTACATGTGAGAATTCATTCAGGTGATAAGCCTTATGAATGCAATGTatgtggaaaagccttctctCAAAGTTCATCTCTTACGGTGCATGTGAGAAGCCATACAGGTGAGAAACCCTATGGTTGTAATGAGTGTGGGAAAGCTTTCTCTCAATTCTCAACCCTTGCTCTACATTTGAGAATACACACAGGTAAGAAGCCTTATCAatgtagtgaatgtgggaaagctttcagcCAGAAATCACACCATATTAGACACCAGAAAATTCATACTCATTAA